One Klebsiella electrica genomic window, GTATCATCTCCGCTTTCTCTTTCTGTCTTTCTGGCAAAGTCCGTTTAGCCCCTTCCCGTGTTGAAGACTTTTCACCGACGCGTCTCAAACTTTTTTATTAGCAAGTGATTCTTTCCACTATAATTTACCCGTATGTGTCGGCCTGATTTGGGTGAGATGAGTGCAAGGAGAGAAATCCATGAAATGGTTCAAAGCAATACCTGCGTTTTGTGCGACGCTTCTGGTCGCCGTATCATTAGCTGGCTGTGCGGGATCGCCCACGAAGGAAAGTACCGGTGGCTATATTGATGATACCGTCGTCACCACGAAGGTTAAAACGGCGCTGTTTAACGAAAAAGACATTAAATCTTCTGAAATCAGCGTACAGACCTTTAAAGGGCGCGTTCAGTTAAGTGGTTTTGTCTCATCAGCGAAGGACGCCAGCCGCGCGGTGGAAGTCACCCGCAGAGTGCAGGGCGTTCGTGTGGTTGAGAATGATTTAAGAATCAAATAAACCACGATATGACTCAGATAAAGGCGCCCGAAGGCGCCTTTATTGCCTGAGGCGCTGGCCGCGACAACATGCGCCTTTTGCGATAAAGTAACGTTTTCTTACCCGGTTTGTGAGAACTCGATGTACGAACGTTACGCAGGACTGATCTTTGATATGGATGGCACTATCCTGGATACCGAACCGACGCATCGTAAGGCGTGGCATGAGGTTCTGGGTCGTTACGCAATGCGTTTCGACGAGCAGGCGATGGTCGCGCTCAATGGTTCTCCGACCTGGCGTATAGCCCAGGCGATTATCGAACTGAATCACGCTGATTTAGATCCTCACCGCCTGGCGGAAGAAAAAACCGTGGCCGTGAAGGCCATGCTGCTGGACAGCGTGCGTCCCTTACCGCTGATAGAGGTTGTGAAGGCATGGCACGGGCGTCGTCCGATGTCGGTCGGTACCGGGAGCGAAAGCGCCGTCGCTGAAGCGCTGCTGGCGCATCTCGGCCTGCGGCACTACTTTACGGCGGTGGTTGCCGCCGATCATGTCCAGAATCATAAACCGGCGCCCGATACCTTCCTGCTGTGCGCGGAGCGCATGGGCGTCGCGCCGGAAACATGCGTCGTTTTTGAAGATGCGGATTTTGGTCTGCAGGCGGCGCAGCGCGCGGGAATGGATGCCGTGGATGTTCGGCTGCTGTGAGCGACGCGCTGTCGCTGATATCGCTGTTTGCCAGTAGTTTTTTGAGCGCCACATTACTTCCCGGCAATTCGGAAGTTGTGCTGGTTGCGATGCTACTGTCGGGGGTAAGCCAACCGTGGGCCCTGGTATTAATAGCAACAATCGGCAATAGCCTTGGAGGGGTAACTAACGTTATTCTGGGGCGTCTGTTTCCGCTGCGCAAAACATCGCGCTGGCAGGAAAAAGCAACCGGCTGGTTAAAGCGCTACGGCGCGGTCACATTATTATTAAGCTGGGCGCCGGTCATCGGCGATTTACTGTGTCTGCTGGCGGGATGGATGCGCATCTCCTGGGGGCCGGTACTTTTTTTCTTATGCCTTGGCAAAGCGTTACGCTATATCGTCATTGC contains:
- a CDS encoding YqaA family protein, with the translated sequence MSDALSLISLFASSFLSATLLPGNSEVVLVAMLLSGVSQPWALVLIATIGNSLGGVTNVILGRLFPLRKTSRWQEKATGWLKRYGAVTLLLSWAPVIGDLLCLLAGWMRISWGPVLFFLCLGKALRYIVIAVVTLQGMTWWH
- the yqaB gene encoding fructose-1-phosphate/6-phosphogluconate phosphatase, which produces MYERYAGLIFDMDGTILDTEPTHRKAWHEVLGRYAMRFDEQAMVALNGSPTWRIAQAIIELNHADLDPHRLAEEKTVAVKAMLLDSVRPLPLIEVVKAWHGRRPMSVGTGSESAVAEALLAHLGLRHYFTAVVAADHVQNHKPAPDTFLLCAERMGVAPETCVVFEDADFGLQAAQRAGMDAVDVRLL
- a CDS encoding BON domain-containing protein — encoded protein: MKWFKAIPAFCATLLVAVSLAGCAGSPTKESTGGYIDDTVVTTKVKTALFNEKDIKSSEISVQTFKGRVQLSGFVSSAKDASRAVEVTRRVQGVRVVENDLRIK